CACCACTTCATCCAGCCGGTGGATGTTCAGCTCGTCCGGTACGAGCAGGGGGAAGGAATGGCAGCCTTCGTCCTCGTCACACACCACGAGCACTACGCTCCGGCCCGTCGAGTTGGTGTCCATCCAGAGCACCAGGCGGTTGTTAAAATTAGAGATGGCGCCGCCGGTGGGATTGCGGAAGAAACGACCGAACAGCATCATGCCGCCGCGATCCTCGTCAATAAAACCTTCGCCGCCGTCGTAGGGCAGTTGGTCACATGACGGATTCCTACCCAGCCAGCTATCGTCGCTGGTCACGGCCTTGCCGGTAGTCAACAGGGACGCGTTCAAACAGGCCGTAGCGTCGAATCGTTCGTACACAAGTCCTTCTAAGAACTCGTCCTGGCTGCAGTCCCAAAGCAATGAGGTATAAGGACCGGCGACATTAGGAGCAGGATCGGACGGGTGTCCAAAAAAATACAACCACCACCAGGGCCGGTTCCAGAAATCGGCGGAAAAGGAGAGCATGAAGGCCAGTTCCATGCTGTTGGCCTCTAAATAGGCGCTTTCCACGGACACCATGGCGTAGCCGTCCGTGCGGCCGTCCAGCAGATCCACTACATAGACCCAACCGCCCAAAACGTTCAGATACGCATGGGGATAGTTCAGTTCGTACGGCTTGGATGAGCCGACGGGGGTCCAAACCACGGTAGCGGTCCAATAACCGCGATAGCGCTCGACTTCGACGCCGTCGACGGTCACTTTTTCCGTAATCTGAGATCTCTGAGCGGAAGCCATGCCGTCACCGATCGTGTTCTCGATAATGTCCCGGATGCTGGCGTCGGACCACACGTCCCAGGGCGAAAGCTGGAGGTTCTTGTCCCACACGTGGTTGCTGTTCACGTCCCAGATGATGAGGTGAACGCGATACGAGTTACCCGGGTCCGCTCCAAGGTCGGTCGTGGACATGTTGACAATGAGGGGCAGCACGTTGTCCGTTCCGTTCTTATCGATGTCGAACCACCCCATCACCATAGAGCCGGTGGTGGGGTCGGGAGAGCCGAAGGCGCCAGAGGCAAGGCCTCCGTAGGCATCGGCACAATGGTTAGCCCCCATGGCGAATGAGGCCAGTAATGCGACGACCGTGAGCGTCTTCTTGATGTTTTTCATAACCACCACCCTAAGTCTCCTTTCTCGAAGTTCAGACGGATGAATGATCAAACAACAACCTTGGCCTCGGGGGCCGGGCCACCAAGCCCTGCCAAAGGGGCGCCTGAACGGCTACGTGCATTCAGTCCCCAAAGCAGGGTAAAACTGCAAGGGACAAGCCTGCATGTGGAGGCTTCCCTGCTCATTCATACTACGGTAAAGGAACTGCTAAAAATATCCGAACTCGGCACCCAACGCCTCGAGAGTGGCCGGGTCGCCGAGAATGCATTTGCGGATCAACGGGGAACTGGCTCCCCAACTCTCGCCGGCCGTCCTCAAACCCCGAATGGGAAACAGAAAGTCTCCCTGGGGAGACTTTCTGTTGGGTTCTAAAGGCTCAGCACCCTTTTCGGTCAGAATTCCAGCCTATTCGTCGGCGGGCAATCTATCGATCCTTGGCACCGCATCCAACACCTCGAGGGTGGCCGGATCGCCCAGAATGCATTTCCGGATCAGCGGGAAGATGGCTCCCCAGCTTTCTTGCGCGGTACCCAGACCTTCGTTGGTGGTCCAGCCCAGAATCTGCAACGCATTGCCGAAAGGAACCGTGTTCTGAAGCCCCGGGTCCGAGCAGTTCGCGTTGACGGGCAGGAAGTTCGCAATGGTGTTGGCGGCGCAGTTATACAGGGCCGAATTGGCCGTGACCACGCTTCTCCAGTAGGCGATCATACGCTGCTTGGCGCCGGGATTTTCGATCTGACGGGTATGGAAGTAGATAAAGCCGGCCAGTACGTCGGCCACCACTTCATCCAGCCGGTGGATGTTCAGCTCGTCCGGTACGAGCAGGGGGAAGGAATGGCAGCCTTCGTCCTCGTCACACACAATTAGAGATGGCGCCGCCGGTGGGATTGCGGAAGAAACGACCGAACAGCATCATGCCGCCGCGATCCTCGTCGATGAATCCCTCGCCTCCGTCATAGGGCAGCTCGTCGCAGGAAGGATTTCGGGCGAGCCAGGTGTCGTCGCTGGTCACGGCTTTGCCCGTACTCAGCAGCGATACGTTCAGACAGGCGGAAGCATCGAAACGTTCGTAAACAGGCGGGAAATCCGTCGTGGTGAGAAACTCGTCCTGGCTGCAATCCCAGAGAATTGAAACATAGGGACCGGGAATATTGGGAGCCGGATTGGCCGGAGGTACGAAGAAATTCAACCACCACCACGGCCGGTTCCAGAAATCGGCGGAAAAAGAGAGCATGAACGCCAGTTCCATGCTGTTGGCCCAAAGCTCGGCGGTTTCCACGGACACCATGGCGTAACCGTCCGTACGACCGTCCAGCAGATCCACCACATAGACCCATCCGCCGAGAATGTTCAGATACGCATGGGGATAGTTCAGTTCGTACGGCTTGGATGAGCCGACGGGGGTCCAAACCACCGTAGCGGTCCAATAGCCGCGATAGCGCTCGACTTCGACGCCGTCTATGGTCACTTTTTCCGTAATCTGAGATCTCTGAGCGGAAGCCATGCCGTCACCGATCGTGTTCTCGATAATGTCGCGGATGCTGGCGTCGGCCCAAACGTCCCACGGCGAAAGCTGGAGGTTCTTGTCCCACACGTGGTTGCTGTTCACGTCCCAGATGATGAGGTGAACGCGATACGAGTTTCCCGGGGCCGCTCCAAGGTCGGTCGTGGACATGTTGACAATGAGGGGCAGCACGTTGTCCGTGCCGTTCTTGTCAATGTCGAACCATCCCATCACCATGGAACCGGTGACAGGGTCGGGAGAGCCAAAAGCGCCGTGTGTAGTAACAAACGGCTGGGCCCAGGCAGTGGTTCCCACTGCGCAAACCGCCGCGAGGACCATAGCAACAAACATGATCTTGGTTTTCTTCATAACTTCCTCCCCACCTCTCCTTTCTAAAAGTTCACACGGACGGACTGCAAAGAAACGACATTGGCCTCGAGGGCCGGTGAAGTGATGCGGGCCGAACACTCAAGAGGGGCTCGGTCCAAAAAAATGGATTGAACAAAATTTTAGCAAATTTTTTTTGCACAGTGCAAGCGAGAAATACGCGGAGGATACGTCTTCGCCCTGAAGACGGGGCGGAAGCGTAAGGAGGTTAGGCCCCCTTGGTGAGGCTATCGCAGCAAACCGGCCGCATCGCCGGATGTCAACGGTTGCCATGCGGCTTTTCAGACAGGGATCGAGGAGAACGGAAAGCCTCCCTCGGGAGGCTTTCCGTCATGTCTAAACTGAGATTTAATCTCGAAGGCACAACCCGTGTCCCGGTTCGGGAACGGGCTAGGCCGTGGCGTGCATTAAAACATTTGCTGCAAGAACAGGATCGGTTCGGCGTCCAACACCTCGAGGGTGGAGGGATCGCCCAGGATGCACTTGCGGATCAACGGGAAGATGGCTCCCCAGCTCTCTTGCGCGGTACCCAGACCTTCGTTGGTGGTCCAACCCAGAATCTGCAGGGCGTTGCCGAAAGGCACGGTGTTGCGATCATGCGCTGCTTGGCGCCCGGATTTTCGATCTGGCGGGTATGGAAGTAAATGAAGCCGGCCAGCACGTCGGCCACTACCTCATCCAACCGGTGGATGTTCAGCTCGTCCGGAACGAGCAAGGGGAAAGAGTGGCAGCCTTCGTCTTCATCGCATACTACGAGTACAACGCTCCGGCCCGTGGAGTTGGTGTCCATCCAGAGGACCAGGCGGTTGTTGAAGTTCGATATGGCGCCGCCGGAAGGATTACGGAAGAAACGTCCGAACAGCATCATGCCGCCGCGGTCTTCGTCTATAAAGGCTTCGCCGCCGTCATAGGGCAACTCGGAGCAAGAGGGATTGCGGGCCAGCCAGGTATCGTCACTGGTCACGGCCTTACCCGTGGTCAAAAGAGATACGTTCAGACAGGCCGTCGCATCGAAACGTTCGTAGACAAAACCGAAGGTAAATTGTTCCTGGCCAAACGGTTCGTCCTGGCTGCAGTTCCAGAGCAAGGAGACATAGGGACCCGTGATGTTGCCCGTCAGATCTCCGAAATTATACGTCGGATCCAGCCACCACCAGGGACGGTTCCAGAAGTCGGCGGAAAAGGAGAGCATGAACGCCAGTTCGATGCTGCCGGCAAGCAGGAAGTCGGATTCCACGGACACCATGGCGTAACCGTCCGTACGGCCGTCCAACAAATCCACTACGTAGACCCAGCCGCCGAGTACGTTCAGATAGGCGTGAGGATAATTCAGTTCATACGGCTTGGAGGATCCCACCGGAGTCACGACCGTGGTAGCGGTCCAGTAGCCGCGATAACGCTCGACTTCCACGCCGTCGATGGTCACTTTTTCCGTGATCTGGGCTCTTTGAGCTGAAGCCATGCCGTCACCGATGGTATTTTCGATGATGTCCCGGATACTGGCGTCGCCCCACACGTCCCACGGAGTGAGCTCGAGGTTCTTGTCCCACACGTGGTTGCTGTTCACGTCCCAGATGATGAGGTGTACACGCCAACCCGTGCTTCCACTCAAATTTGTGGTGGACATATTGACGATGAGGGGCAGCACGTTGTCCGTGCCGTTCTTGTCAATGTCAAACCAGCCCATCACCATGGAACCGGTCGTGGGATCCGGCGAACCGAAAGCCCCGGAACCAGCCCAGCTCGTAGCCCCCATACTGAAAGCGGCCATCACGGCGATGACCCAAAACGCAACCTTCTTTTTCATAACTACCTCCCCAAATGTCCTTTCCTGTAATCCGGGCGGACGGGTGACCCCACTGTCAACCTCGACCTCCGGGTCCGGGCGGGTCAGATGCCGGATACATTCCTTGCAGACCGCCCCGTTTGGAGGCCATCTCCAAACTTGTGTATTCTACGCATTTTCTTCCACTCTATGCAAGGCAAAAATGACTCGGGCGAAGAAGACTCGAAAGCCCTATCTCGGGGAGGGCCTCGTGGGGATAAACTGAATGACCGCCGGACATGTTCAGAACTTCCTCGTACATCGAATGGGTCCGCATGATTGATTCGTCCGTCCTTCCGAACTCTTGGGCAGGCGCATCAAAGGCGTGCGGTTCGCCATGAAGCCCTGACGGTATCCCCGGCTCCGGGGATGTGAAAAGACGCCGGGCCCTTTCGAGGGCCCGGTGCTTGTCTGGCTTTCTGTCTGTCAGTGCGTCCGATTACTTTTTCAGCAGCTCGAGCTTTTCTTGAAGCTCCCTGTTGGTCTTTTCCAACTCCTCGATGCGGGCGGTCTGTGCGTCCAGCTTTCGGTTGAGTTCCTGGATAGCGGCAAATGCCACGCCGCCGGCGTCCACAGCGTGGATGGTCCGATCGTCGCCCAGGCCGAAGGCCGCATGAAAATCCTGGGCCATGGGTCCCATATGCCTGTATCCGGTGCTGTCTTGTTTGTAGTTCCATGTGCTGATGGGCAAATCGGCCACCCTGGCCAGCACGTCTCCACTTTCCACGTTTCCGAAATTCTCTTTCATATTTCGGTCGCTGATGACGATTACGTCCGGAATATGCCTGAGGAAATAAAACAGCTGATCGATATCGGCGTCATACACGGAGTCCAACACCTCGAGGGTGGTGGGATCGCCCAGGATACATTTGCGGACCATGGGGAAGATGGCGCCCCAGGTTTCGGCAGCGGTACCCACACCCTCATTGGTGGTCCAGCCCAGAATCTGGAGGGCGTTGCCAAAAGGCACGCTGTTCTGGCCTCCAGCGTCGTTGCAGTTCACGTTGACGGGCAGGAAGTTCAGGATTCCGTTGACGACACAATTATACAGATCCGAATCCGCAGGCGCTACTCCGGAATCGGCCACGCTTCTCCAGTAGGAGATCATGCGCTGCTTGGCGCCCGGGTTCTCGATCTGACGCGTATGGAAGTACACAAACCCCGCGAGTACGTCGCCCACGACTTCATCCAGCCGATGAATGTTCAACTCGTCCGGCACGATCAAGGGAAAGGAGTGACACCCTTCCTCTTCGTCGCACACCACGAGGATCACGCTGCGGCCGGTCGAGTTGGTGTCCATCCAGAGGACCAGGCGGTTGTTGAAATTGGATATGGCGCCGCCGGTGGGATTGCGGAAGAAACGTCCGAAGAGCATCATGCCGCCGCGGTCTTCGTCAATAAATGCTTCGCCGCCATCATAGGGCAGCTGGTCACACGAAGGATTGCGGGCCAGCCAGGTATCGTCGCTGGTCACGGCCTTGCCCGTGCTCAACAGCGAGGCATTCAAACAGGCCGTGGCGTCGAACCGTTCGTACACGTTTCCGACCTCAACGAAAATCGTGTCCTGAAAGGGGGATGGCGCGAAAAAGACCTCGTCCTGGGCGCAATCCCAAAGAGCGGAAAAATATGCTCCTATCGTGTTGCCCGTAAGGTCGCCAATGCCGTAAGTGGTTCCGATCCACCACCAGGGTCGATTCCAGAAATCGGCGGAGAAGGAGAGCATGAAGGCCGTCTCCATCGTGTTGGCCGCCAGGATCGAGCTTTCGACGGACACCATGGCGTAGCCGTCCGTTACGCCGAGAGGAAGATCCACCACGTAGACCCACCCGCCGAGCACGTTCAGGTACGCATGGGGGTAGTTCAGTTCGAACGGTTTGGAGGATCCTACGGGAGAAAGGACCACGGTGGCGGTCCAGTAGCCGCGGTAGCGTTCGACTTCAACTCCCTCGATGGTTACCTTCTCGGTGATCTGGGCTCGCTGGGCGGAGGCCATACCGTCACCGATGGTATTCTCGATGATGTCGCGGATGCTGGCGTCGGTC
This Deltaproteobacteria bacterium DNA region includes the following protein-coding sequences:
- a CDS encoding tail fiber domain-containing protein yields the protein MKPMKLSLMVIFVLAVCAPASTSSAYVLASGAFGSPDPTTGSMVMGWFDIGKNGTENVLPIIVNMSTQDLGTAPANPYRVHIIIWDVNSNHVWDKNIQLSPWDVWTDASIRDIIENTIGDGMASAQRAQITEKVTIEGVEVERYRGYWTATVVLSPVGSSKPFELNYPHAYLNVLGGWVYVVDLPLGVTDGYAMVSVESSILAANTMETAFMLSFSADFWNRPWWWIGTTYGIGDLTGNTIGAYFSALWDCAQDEVFFAPSPFQDTIFVEVGNVYERFDATACLNASLLSTGKAVTSDDTWLARNPSCDQLPYDGGEAFIDEDRGGMMLFGRFFRNPTGGAISNFNNRLVLWMDTNSTGRSVILVVCDEEEGCHSFPLIVPDELNIHRLDEVVGDVLAGFVYFHTRQIENPGAKQRMISYWRSVADSGVAPADSDLYNCVVNGILNFLPVNVNCNDAGGQNSVPFGNALQILGWTTNEGVGTAAETWGAIFPMVRKCILGDPTTLEVLDSVYDADIDQLFYFLRHIPDVIVISDRNMKENFGNVESGDVLARVADLPISTWNYKQDSTGYRHMGPMAQDFHAAFGLGDDRTIHAVDAGGVAFAAIQELNRKLDAQTARIEELEKTNRELQEKLELLKK